One genomic segment of Hordeum vulgare subsp. vulgare chromosome 2H, MorexV3_pseudomolecules_assembly, whole genome shotgun sequence includes these proteins:
- the LOC123430176 gene encoding uncharacterized protein LOC123430176 isoform X1: MQICERFMIGFPYWWETWDSHMESYPNLFIHPQEDSIQFYLEKFQLANFIQKFAPFLIKDLNDAKKLPINDLYAFIGGSRFQEHNCGNDVSTKESSAASEDARPAVVAYVEIGLNPSSTSHERDHVNIEGNVSLAPTETYSGDETCKEAGNQNDTMHPDAREDDVGSHLFNSDWTCTMPPNHMPNDSEGGNATNAELLALDPLARVQPKSSNCCSEIAGAFQSVEPLSYQSAPVAPLKNQQYLERNEHITLTQKAVSNKTVPSSIHSDVQSPKKTVGSAKKQRSAKQGLGRPTRLNSAPYARLTRSRVRALSISTPESLKMRRTRSGRVIVPQLDSVRSWVVYDRDGFISGVAHTHNGLLRSSRAKFACRI; the protein is encoded by the exons ATGCAGATATGTGAACGATTCATGATTGGATTTCCGTACTGGTGGGAGACTTGGGATTCACACATGGAATCATACCCAAACCTTTTTatccacccacaagaggattcaaTTCAATTTTACCTGGAGAAATTCCAACTAGCCAATTTTATTCAGAAGTTTGCACCTTTCTTAATCAAGGACCTTAATGATGCTAAAAAGTTACCAATCAATGATCTCTATGCATTCATAGGGGGTTCAAGATTTCAGGAACACAATTGTGGAAATGATGTTTCAACCAAGGAAAGTTCTGCTGCTTCTGAAGATGCCAGACCCGCAGTTGTAGCTTATGTGGAAATAGGCTTGAACCCGAGCAGCACTTCACATGAAAGAGATCATGTGAACATTGAGGGTAATGTATCTCTTGCTCCTACAGAAACATATAGTGGTGATGAAACTTGCAAAGAGGCAGGAAATCAGAATGACACTATGCATCCAGATGCAAGAGAAGATGATGTTGGTAGCCATCTTTTTAACTCCGATTGGACTTGCACTATGCCCCCTAATCATATGCCCAATGACTCAGAAGGAGGAAATGCCACCAATGCTGAACTACTGGCTTTAGATCCTTTAGCCAGAGTACAGCCTAAAAGTTCTAATTGCTGCTCAGAGATTGCTGGTGCTTTTCAAAGTGTTGAACCCTTAA GTTATCAAAGTGCTCCAGTGGCTCCATTGAAGAATCAACAATACTTGGAAAGAAATGAGCACATCACATTGACTCAAAAGGCAGTATCAAATAAAACTGTACCATCTTCAATTCACTCGGATGTGCAATCTCCGAAAAAA ACTGTAGGTTCAGCAAAGAAGCAGAGATCTGCAAAGCAAGGGTTGGGGCGTCCTACTAGATTGAATTCAGCTCCATAT GCTCGGCTTACTCGTTCTAGGGTCCGGGCATTATCTATTTCCACACCCGAGTCTCTCAAAATGAGAAGAACCAGATCAG GTCGAGTGATAGTACCTCAATTGGATTCAGTAAGAAGTTGGGTTGTCTATGACAGG GATGGGTTCATTTCAGGCGTTGCTCATACGCATAATGGTTTGTTGAGAAGCTCTCGTGCCAAATTTGCTTGCCGTATATAG
- the LOC123430176 gene encoding uncharacterized protein LOC123430176 isoform X2 has product MQICERFMIGFPYWWETWDSHMESYPNLFIHPQEDSIQFYLEKFQLANFIQKFAPFLIKDLNDAKKLPINDLYAFIGGSRFQEHNCGNDVSTKESSAASEDARPAVVAYVEIGLNPSSTSHERDHVNIEGNVSLAPTETYSGDETCKEAGNQNDTMHPDAREDDVGSHLFNSDWTCTMPPNHMPNDSEGGNATNAELLALDPLARVQPKSSNCCSEIAGAFQSVEPLSYQSAPVAPLKNQQYLERNEHITLTQKAVSNKTVPSSIHSDVQSPKKTVGSAKKQRSAKQGLGRPTRLNSAPYARLTRSRVRALSISTPESLKMRRTRSGRVIVPQLDSVRSWVVYDRDGFISGVAHTHNGG; this is encoded by the exons ATGCAGATATGTGAACGATTCATGATTGGATTTCCGTACTGGTGGGAGACTTGGGATTCACACATGGAATCATACCCAAACCTTTTTatccacccacaagaggattcaaTTCAATTTTACCTGGAGAAATTCCAACTAGCCAATTTTATTCAGAAGTTTGCACCTTTCTTAATCAAGGACCTTAATGATGCTAAAAAGTTACCAATCAATGATCTCTATGCATTCATAGGGGGTTCAAGATTTCAGGAACACAATTGTGGAAATGATGTTTCAACCAAGGAAAGTTCTGCTGCTTCTGAAGATGCCAGACCCGCAGTTGTAGCTTATGTGGAAATAGGCTTGAACCCGAGCAGCACTTCACATGAAAGAGATCATGTGAACATTGAGGGTAATGTATCTCTTGCTCCTACAGAAACATATAGTGGTGATGAAACTTGCAAAGAGGCAGGAAATCAGAATGACACTATGCATCCAGATGCAAGAGAAGATGATGTTGGTAGCCATCTTTTTAACTCCGATTGGACTTGCACTATGCCCCCTAATCATATGCCCAATGACTCAGAAGGAGGAAATGCCACCAATGCTGAACTACTGGCTTTAGATCCTTTAGCCAGAGTACAGCCTAAAAGTTCTAATTGCTGCTCAGAGATTGCTGGTGCTTTTCAAAGTGTTGAACCCTTAA GTTATCAAAGTGCTCCAGTGGCTCCATTGAAGAATCAACAATACTTGGAAAGAAATGAGCACATCACATTGACTCAAAAGGCAGTATCAAATAAAACTGTACCATCTTCAATTCACTCGGATGTGCAATCTCCGAAAAAA ACTGTAGGTTCAGCAAAGAAGCAGAGATCTGCAAAGCAAGGGTTGGGGCGTCCTACTAGATTGAATTCAGCTCCATAT GCTCGGCTTACTCGTTCTAGGGTCCGGGCATTATCTATTTCCACACCCGAGTCTCTCAAAATGAGAAGAACCAGATCAG GTCGAGTGATAGTACCTCAATTGGATTCAGTAAGAAGTTGGGTTGTCTATGACAGG GATGGGTTCATTTCAGGCGTTGCTCATACGCATAATG ggggctaa